In Sander vitreus isolate 19-12246 chromosome 7, sanVit1, whole genome shotgun sequence, a genomic segment contains:
- the LOC144521352 gene encoding uncharacterized protein LOC144521352 isoform X2 — translation MNICQSLICFFFLALQDGNIGLINAEIIESTGTEGGNITVGCSFTFSGWRRIFCKNECKDGEILIETEEDTAQRGRYSIEYKKISFSETVLYVSIRNLTQSDSGRYRCGLDRSLFPSSYQELEIRVTDAPTSPLRPSSPSVPSDSTLMTSQSLSSTPSSASPEASEQPRQKHTAHEPPLETEYSNVTKANRVYEEIREDRQSTSPPVEVSTVYTYAKYTKPDRVETTEEYSLVTAPTSQKKTEDDCSDLTYSELDVPNGTAASLHILHVA, via the exons ATGAACATCTGTCAGTCTCTGATCTGCTTCTTCTTCCTCG CACTGCAGGATGGAAACATTGGTCTCATCAATGCAGAAATCATCGAGAGTACAGGAACTGAAGGAGGAAACATCACAGTTGGATGCTCCTTCACTTTCTCTGGATGGAGGAGAATCTTCTGTAAGAATGAATGTAAAGATGGAGAAATTCTCATTGAGACAGAAGAGGACACAGCTCAGAGAGGCAGATACAGCATCGAATATAAAAAGATTTCATTTTCTGAGACAGTTCTGTATGTGAGCATCAGAAACCTGACTCAGTCTGACTCAGGACGGTACAGATGTGGTTTAGACAGATCTTTATTCCCATCATCATACCAGGAGCTTGAGATCCGAGTTACAGATG CTCCAACCTCTCCTCTCAGACCTTCTTCACCATCAGTCCCATCAGACTCCACACTGATGACATCACAGAGTTTAAGCTCCACACCTTCATCAGCCTCCCCTGAAGCCAGCGAGCAGCCtcgacagaaacacacagctcACG AACCTCCTCTGGAAACTGAGTACTCTAATGTCACAAAG GCCAACCGAGTGTATGAGGAGAtcagagaggacagacagaGCACATCTCCTCCTGTAGAAGTGTCTACAGTTTACACTTACGCCAAATACACCAAACCAGATAGAGTGGAAACCACAGAGGAGTACAGCTTAGTCACTGCACCCACTTCTCAGAAGAAA ACTGAAGACGACTGCAGTGACCTCACCTACTCTGAGCTGGATGTTCCCAACGGTACAGCTGCCTCGCTGCACATTCTTCATGTTGCATAA
- the LOC144521352 gene encoding uncharacterized protein LOC144521352 isoform X1 codes for MNICQSLICFFFLALQDGNIGLINAEIIESTGTEGGNITVGCSFTFSGWRRIFCKNECKDGEILIETEEDTAQRGRYSIEYKKISFSETVLYVSIRNLTQSDSGRYRCGLDRSLFPSSYQELEIRVTDAPTSPLRPSSPSVPSDSTLMTSQSLSSTPSSASPEASEQPRQKHTAHDPRALLYVGLTLVVFFIMLSVALLIFCRMRARKPKEPPLETEYSNVTKANRVYEEIREDRQSTSPPVEVSTVYTYAKYTKPDRVETTEEYSLVTAPTSQKKTEDDCSDLTYSELDVPNGTAASLHILHVA; via the exons ATGAACATCTGTCAGTCTCTGATCTGCTTCTTCTTCCTCG CACTGCAGGATGGAAACATTGGTCTCATCAATGCAGAAATCATCGAGAGTACAGGAACTGAAGGAGGAAACATCACAGTTGGATGCTCCTTCACTTTCTCTGGATGGAGGAGAATCTTCTGTAAGAATGAATGTAAAGATGGAGAAATTCTCATTGAGACAGAAGAGGACACAGCTCAGAGAGGCAGATACAGCATCGAATATAAAAAGATTTCATTTTCTGAGACAGTTCTGTATGTGAGCATCAGAAACCTGACTCAGTCTGACTCAGGACGGTACAGATGTGGTTTAGACAGATCTTTATTCCCATCATCATACCAGGAGCTTGAGATCCGAGTTACAGATG CTCCAACCTCTCCTCTCAGACCTTCTTCACCATCAGTCCCATCAGACTCCACACTGATGACATCACAGAGTTTAAGCTCCACACCTTCATCAGCCTCCCCTGAAGCCAGCGAGCAGCCtcgacagaaacacacagctcACG ACCCAAGAGCTCTGCTGTATGTGGGTCTGACTCTGGTCGTCTTCTTCATCATGTTATCAGTAGCTTTGCTGATTTTCTGCAGGATGAGGGCCAGGAAACCCAAAG AACCTCCTCTGGAAACTGAGTACTCTAATGTCACAAAG GCCAACCGAGTGTATGAGGAGAtcagagaggacagacagaGCACATCTCCTCCTGTAGAAGTGTCTACAGTTTACACTTACGCCAAATACACCAAACCAGATAGAGTGGAAACCACAGAGGAGTACAGCTTAGTCACTGCACCCACTTCTCAGAAGAAA ACTGAAGACGACTGCAGTGACCTCACCTACTCTGAGCTGGATGTTCCCAACGGTACAGCTGCCTCGCTGCACATTCTTCATGTTGCATAA